The DNA segment GGAATAATAAAGCGGAATGGCAATATCTGATGTAAACCAATGGTAGCTGCAATCATCAAAATCAAACACATGGACATTCGTGCCATCATAAAAGAAATTACCGGAATGGATATCTGTATGGATTAAACCAAAGTTATCTTTCGTTTGAGGAAGTTCCCTTAGCTCTTTCATTAGGTCATTAGTATTCTTAATAATTTCCGGTTCGTCTGGAAAATACGCTTTTACATCAATGAGTTCTTCTTCATGCCAAAAAGGGCGTAATTTCAATCCTTTTTTCGGTTTATAATGCTTTGTCACTGCATGCATATGTCCTGTTACTCTACCCCAGGCATAAAATAATTCGTTATTGTATTGATCAGAATTGATTTTAACAGGAAATCCCTCAGCCTTGGTGTATAGACAGGCATAAAAACAGGACCCATCCGCTGCCTCCAAGGATTCTATTAATTGTCCCTTTTTGGAAGGAAATACTTTTGGACAATGAACACCATGTTCGTTCAAGTAATTCATCCAATCTAGCTCTGCTTCTATTTCTCCTAAAGAGCGGTGTGAACTATGGGTAATCCTCAAGACAAATGGTTGGTCATTGCGATACACTTCAAATACATAATTCTCAAAGTCTCCCAATTTCTTTACTCTTAATTCTAATTCAAACCTTGTTAAAAATTGATTTAAAACTTCTTGAGTAAACAATACTTCAACAGACTTTTCCATAAATCCCCCTATGAAACAATTATTCTTTCATTATAGTTTAAAAATTCCAAAATCAGAAATAAATATTTCTTATTTTTGGCTATCGGTAGTAAGATATGGATAGAAAACTATTTGCACTTTTTACAAAGAAGGGATGTCAATGAGTCAGCAAGCTGCTTTACCCGTTAAAACGCCAAAAGCCTCAGAGTCTACCATGTTTAAAATTCTCTTTATCATCGGGCTATGTCATTTATTGAATGATGCGATTCAGGCTGTTATACCAGCTATGTTTCCGATATTAGAGAAGTCGATGGGGTTAAGCTTCACCCAGCTAGGGATCATTGCTTTTTCATTAAATATGGTCTCCTCTGTCATGCAGCCACTAGTCGGGTTCGTAACTGACAAAAAGCCTATGCCATATGCTTTGCCAATAGGACTTACTTTTACTTTAGTTGGAATACTTGGATTAGGATTTGCTTCAAATTTTGCTTGGATTGTCTTAGCTGTTGTCTTCATTGGTCTCGGTTCAGCCGTGTTTCACCCTGAAGGCTCTAGGGTTGCCTATATGGCTGCAGGGAATCGCCGAGGTCTTGCTCAATCCATTTATCAAGTCGGCGGAAATACTGGTCAGGCATTGGCCCCACTTATTACAGCGCTTATTCTAGTCCCACTAGGACAGAGGGGTGCATCTTGGTTTACCATTGTTGCTGCTCTTGCTGTGATTTTATTGATTTATATTGCAGGTTGGTATAATCAGAGACTAAACCAATCTCCTAAAACAGCAAAAGGTAAAAGAACAGGGTTGGATCAAAAAGACGGGTTGTCCAAAGAAGTTAAAAATACAATCGTCTTTATCCTGTTACTTATCTTTGCTAGGACTTGGTACACATCCGGAATGACCAATTTCTATACATTTTATGCAATTAAAGAGTATGGACTTACCATTAAACAGTCTCAGCTTTTCTTATTTGCCTTTCTCGTATCGGGTGCAATTGGGACATTCTTTGGAGGTCCGCTTTCTGACCGTTTTGGAAAGAAACAGATTATTTCCTTTTCCATGCTGGCAACTGTTCCTTTTTCGTTTCTCATTCCTTATGTACCGCCAACAATCGCCTTTATCTTTTTGATTTTTACCGGATTTATTTTAATGACTAGTTTTTCTGTGACAGTTGTCTATGCACAAGAATTAGTTCCTGGAAAGATTGGGACAATGTCTGGTTTAACTGTAGGACTTGCATTTGGTATGGGGGCAATTGGTTCTGTGGGGTTAGGATACCTTGCTGACTGGATTGGTTTACAATCAATGATTACATGGCTGGGGGTACTCCCCTTACTCGGTTTAATCGCTTTTTTACTTCCATCTGATCAGAAGGTGTGGGAATGGAATCAAATAAAGTAAGGATAGGCTAATGCCTATCCTTACTTTATTTCTTGAATTCTTTTGTACAATTCAGCTTTTTCTTCATCTGTTAGCATTCTTTCTGCCATTGGAAATAGTACATTTTCTTCTTTAGAGAAATGCTCGGTTAAGATGAAATAGGCATTCTGGATTAACTCAGCTAACCTTTTCTTTTCTTCAGTAGATGCTTCAGTAACTTCTGCATTTGTTAGAAAAGAACCGATATTGGTTTTCGCTTGATCATGTTCATACTCCATTACCGCAATAGGTCCTGAGGTTGTTCCAATATAGGTTCCCATCATTGGGAAAAGAACGCCTTCTTCTCTTTCTGAATGTGGGTCTAAAGCTGCCTTAAAGGCTTTCACCTGCTCAATTAATTCAATAAAATCTTCTTCAACATTCAACTCTTGGTCAATGTTTTGTGTTAAAGTGTATAGCTTCTCTAATTGTTCTAATAATGGAGGATGTTCACTTTTAAGTTGTTTTAATCCTTCACTTAATTCAGCTTGGGGCATACCGCCAAACCCACTCATGCAACCACTCATTATCATTCACCTCTATTGTAATTTGTGTCCTAAGTATAAAATTAACTATGAATTTATGTAGTGACAGAGGTCACATCTCTAAAAAAGAAGCGGATAGTTGTCGTATTTTTGTCATTTTTATGAAACCGCTTTAATTTTTTTGAAAATTTAACATTTATCACACAAAAATTGTTTGAAAGTTTCATATAATGAAGATAGAACATGAAAGGGAGGTCAAAAATACATGAAAACCCCAAATTACCATGACTTTTATCAAAAGGCATTAATCCCAATCGGTTTTAACGATTTAAAGGCACTAAAGGAATCTGATGCTACCATCCCTAATTCTCCTTATACACATTGGCTTATTGCTGTAGAAGGGGTACAACTCCCACAACCTACCATTTACTATAATTGGAAAGTTAGCATATATCCCGCTGATTGTGACGGTGATTTCAATTGGAGAAAGCCTTATTATTGTTCAGAGAATATGGAGTTCATGGATCATGCAAACCAACTAGCTTCTTCATTCGTTGCTTCAGGCAAGAAAGATGAGCTATCCTCCTCAACCCTACTAGAGAAAATTAGCTAAGCCTCTAACATACCAACCTTCTGCTTTACCTCTTTTTTACCCCCACTTGTGAAAAAACCTACATATAGTGATATTTAATATTTTTACATAAATAAAGTGTTGTTCACGGCAAGCCGCAAACAACACTTTTTCTATTATTCTATGCAAGTCTAAATACTATTCCATGTCCACCCTTTGGATACTCCCATTTGATGTTTTGGTAAGGACAGCCTATACGGCAGCTTCCGCATTCATGACAACCCTCGTAGCCCACCTGCATCCTTGTTCCTTCCCACTTATACACCTCTGCCGGGCAAAATACTGTGCAAATTTTATCGGGACATTGTGTCATACATACATCATGATCAAGTACGGTTAAATGAGACTTCGTGTCACACTTAAAACGGAGAAGATACTGTTTTTCTTCAATATTCTTCGTTGACATTATTTCACCGCCTTCCAAGCACGATAAATATCTTGCAATACTCGAATCGTTCCTCTTTCAGAAGTGACACTCTTCATAATCTGTTTTTGCTTTTCACGTTTTGGTGTTCCATCTACCGTAAAGAATTTGCTCATGGCTTTATTCATCATTGGAACATATTCATTGAAGTATTGTGGATACTTTTCAAATGTATGTGCAGCATCTTTATATTTCTCTAAATCTTTTATGATAAAGCTATCATATAACTTCTCACGATAGAGGTTTAAGCTGGACTCTGAATAGTCGCCTCGATGTTTCGCTTCTATTACCGTTTCAGCCGCTAACATGCCTGAATGCATGGCCATATTCGAACCTTCACGGTGGATGGCATTAACAAGCTGAGCAGCATCACCGATCACAACTACTCCATTTCCAGCCACCTTAGGAACCGAACGATATCCGCCTTCTGGAATGAGATGGGCAAGATACTCTGCGGATTCTCCACCCGCAATTAATGGTTTTACCATTGGGTGTGTTTTCAAGTAATCAAGCAGCTCATACGGCTTTAATTTGGCTTTAATCATACTGGAAAGAGTAGTACCTACTCCAATGTTAATACTTTCTTTATTGGTGTAAATAAAAGCTGTTCCGAGGTTACCTTTTGTTGAATCCCCAAAGACCTCTATGGTACAGCCTTGGTTATCTTCCAAATTAAAACGATCATTGATCTTTTCCTTGGATAAATTAACCACTTCCATAACAGTTAATGCCACTTCATCTGGTCGAAATTCTTTGTGGAAGCCTAACTGTTTAGATAAGAGTGAGTTTACTCCGTCTGCAAGTACAACGACGTCGGCATATACCTCTCCATCTGGGCGGTCCGTTCGCACACCTACTACTTTGCCATTTTCAACAATACATTCGGTAACCACCGTTTCGTTGATTAGGAGCGCTCCGGCCTCGACTGCTTTTTGCGCGAACCATTGGTCAAACTGTGCTCGGAGAACAGTGAAGTTATTATATGGTTCTACGGCCCACTCAAGACCTTTATAGCCGAAGGAAACAACAGATTCTTTATCCATCATCCAAAAGCGCTGTTCAATCACGGGTCTCTCAAGAGGTGCTTCCTTCCAAAATTCAGGAATCAACTCTTCCATTTGCTTTCGATATAACACTCCGCCCATTACGTTTTTGGCACCAGGATATTCTCCTCTTTCGATAAGCAAAACGTTTAATCCATTTTTCGCACAAGTCAGAGCACAGGAAGTTCCTGCAGGACCCGCACCAACGACAATCACATCAAATTTCTCAGGCATAGCTTACAACACCGCCTTTTTCTGATCTGAGCTGCTTAAATTGCTCGATTAGTTTAGGTAGAACTTCCATTGCATCTCCAACAATTCCATATGTTGCAACATCAAAAATGGGTGCATTTGGATCTTTGTTGATAGCAATGATGAACTCGGAGTTTTTCATACCAACTACATGTTGAATTGCTCCTGAAATACCAATAGCAAAATAAATCTTCGGAGTCACCGTTTCTCCCGTTTGCCCAACTTGCTGTTCATGCGGTAGCCATCCAGCTTCTACAACATCACGAGTACCGCCCACACTTGCACCTATTGTTTCTGCTAACTCGTGGATCAGCTGGAAATTTTGAAAATCTCCCATGCCTTTTCCACCACATACTATGACATGTGCCTCTGCTAAATTAGCTTTTTTTGTTACGTCATTCACAATTTGGAGTACTTTTGTCCGCATATCTTCTTCTTGCAGTGAAATTTTTTCTTCAATGACTTTACCAAGACGGTCTGCATCTGGCTCTAATGCCTTCATTACTTTCGGTCGAACAGTGGCCATTTGTGGTCGATGCTTTTTACATAGGATGGTGGCCATAATATTTCCACCAAATGCTGGTCTGCTTGCTTCTAGCAATCTATTATCGGTATCCACATCCAACATCGTAGTATCCGCTGTTAAGCCCGTAGATAAATCGGTTGCTACCGCACTCGCTAAATCCTTTCCATTTGGTGTTGCTCCGTAAAGGATAATCTCTGGCATATATTTTTGAGCCAGCAGCATAACACCCCTCATATAAGATTCAGTCCGATAATCTTTCATTACCGGATGATCGATGACATACACCTCATCAGCACCATAGGCTATTACCTGATTTGCTAATGGTTTAATTTCACTTCCTAATAAGAATCCTGCTAAGGGAACTTGCAGTTTATCTGCCAGCTTTCTGCCGGCTCCAAGCAATTCAAGTGAAACGCCTTCTATTTTACCTTCGTTTTGTTCTATAAAGACCCAGACTCCACGATAATCGTCTAGATTCATGTAAACCCCTCCTTGCGGCAACTGATTAATCTTTGTTATTTTGATGACTGGATTGTTAACAGGTCTTTTTTCTCTGATAACAATTCCATGAGCTGCTTCACTTGCTCATCAGCAGTACCCTCAAGTTTTTTACCACCCTCTGGTCGTGGAGGTGTAAACATCTTACCTACAATGGTCGGTGAACCCTTAAGTCCTAATTGAGAACGTTCAACATTCTCTAGATCACTTACTGCCCAGATAATAGGTTCATATCTAGCTGCACTAATCATGTTCGGCATTGGAGAATAGTCGATTGCATTTATTTCTTTTTCAACTGTTAATAAGCAAGGTAGCTCAGACTGAATGAGTTCATATCCGTTGGTTAATTTTCGTTTGATTAAAATGGTTTTCTCCGCTTGATTGACTTCCGTAACTTCAATTACATTCGTGACTGGTGGAATATCCATCCTTCTTGCGATTCCTGGTCCAACCTGTCCTGTGTCTCCGTCGATAGCGTGTTTCCCACAAATTACTAAATCTACTGGGAGATCCTTACCGATTCTTTCCAACGCTTTAGATAAGGCATAACTTGTTGCAAGTGTATCTGCACCCGCAAAAGCACGGTCAGAAATCAAATAGCCTCTATCTGCACCTATTTCTATACTCTTTTTAATAACAGCCGTTGCCTGCGGTGGTCCCATAGACAATACCGATATGGTACCTCCCGTTTTTTCCTTAATTTTCACAGCCTCTTGAACCGCATGTGCATCGTAAGGATTCAAAATAGCTGGAGCACTTCGGCGGTCGAGTGTGTTTGTTTTAGGATTGATTTTAATGATTTTTGTATCAGGTACTTGTTTGACACATACGACAATGTGCATGTAGGACTTTCCCTCCTCCATATAGTCTAATATTGGTGAAAGCGTTTGCTTCCTTTGGTTATAAAAAATGCTTTTATTAACGATATATGAACCGTAACACAAGCATAGTACCAAACAATGATGGTTTTCTTTTTTTTTCTTACAAAGATAAATGAAATTTCGGATAAACTAAATAAGCATGACAAACTTGGGTAGATTCTAGGGAGTAGGATATAACTAATAAAAAAATTTGAAGTAATAACAAATTGTGGTAAGATATGTAGTTAATCATGATGTAAGAATGTATAAATATAGCACTACTATAACTATATGAAATATTGGGATATAAACAATGATAAAAATCACAGTACTGTCTAAAATTGTAGATTTTATGATTATAAGGAAGGAGGAAAGCAATGAATGAGGTAATCTTCGGGAGTGTACTCTCTGCTTTATCAACAGGAGTTGGAGCGTTACTGATCTTATTTATTCATCATTCTATTACACATCGATGGAAGGACGTATTGTTAGCCTTTAGTGCAGGCATTATGATGGCAGCTTCTACTATTGGTTTGATTCCGGAGGCCCTCAAATATGGAGGATATATATCACTTTTTGTCGGTGTTTGGTTAGGGGTAGGTGTACTAACTCTCTTGGAAAAAAATATTCCCCATATTGACTTACAACATAGTAAAAAGGGAATTCATTTCGATGAAAAAGCTTTGTTAATTATCGCTGCCATTACTTTACATAATATCCCTGAGGGTCTATCTGTTGGTGTTAGCTATGCATCTGCAGAAGGAGATACTGGAAATTTAATCGCATTAGCAATTGGTTTTCAAAATGCTCCGGAAGGCCTTCTTGTCGCTCTCTTTTTAATTAACCAGCAAATTAGTAAATGGAAGGCCTTCATCATAGCGACCTTAACAGGTGCCATTGAGATTGTAACTTCATTATTAGGGTATTTTTTAACTTCATTTGTTCAAGGCCTAGTTCCATACGGCCTATCTTTTGCGGCAGGTGCGATGTTATATATCATTTATAAAGAATTAATTCCCGAAAGCCATGGAGACGGAAATGAGCGAGTATCAACCTATGCGTTTATAATGGGGCTTTTAATTATGGTGTTAATCATTAATATTTTTTAATAGGACAAGCATTTTTCAATGTATTTTTACGCTGTTTTGTACCTCTCAAATTCCAGTTAGATTAATACTTTAGGCCAAATCATAATCATTTGTTTAAAAGCAATTTTAACTTCTTCATTTGGCCTGGAAGCTTGTCCCATTACCCTATGGTAATCATTAATTAATTCATCTAGCTCCTGGCTGTATTTAATTGTTTCCTCACTTGTATAGCCCAACGTGTTTGCACAATTTATCATTAATTCCCTTTTGGCCCTTATCTGTTCAATCATATCATTTTGATTAATACTATCCTTGTACAATGTTATCCTCCTAATCATTACCCTGTTACTGTAATTCGCTAAAAAAGTTGACTACTTGAAGAATTATGACAAGAATTTCTTTAAAAGTAAATACATTCGCAAAAGTAGACAAAACATTCTATTTCTTTCGTTTTTCGACAAATTCCTTCGTTTTTTTCAAGCTTTTACGACAATTGTCTCCGCCTCCCTTCGATTGCTTTATGACAAATTTTACCTTACGCAAATAGGAAGGAAAATGATTGAATAAGTTTCTTTTATTTTGATTGGATTATTAAGCTACTGATAAAATTTTTCCAAAATACTTCCAACTCCGAAAAATGAATTCTAAAATAGATAAAAAAACTGACTGCATTGCTACAGCCAGTTTTCCTTTCTTATAGGTTTACTTCTTCTTTTTCGTAAATAGGAACCCAGCCTTCGGTTGTAACAAAAATTCTTACTGCAACAACCTTTCTGTCTTCTTCAAGGGTAAAATAATGTCTTGTATTTTCTGGTACAGAGATCAAATCACCAGGATTTAAATGAACTTCAAAAAACTCTCCATCTTTACCTTGAATAACAAATACCCCGTGACCACTTACAATAAAACGAACTTCATCATCTGTATGATGGTGCTCGTTTTTAAAATTAGTAAGTAATACGTCAAGATTTGGTGTGTTTTCGGATAATGAGATCACATCTTGTGCTTTATACCCACGTCTCTCAGAAATATCTTCAATCTCTGCAGCGAATGTATTTAATATTTCCTCTTTTTCTTCATCGCTTAAAAGGTATTTTTCTACTAACGTTGCTGGGAGTTTGCTAATATCCCAGTTTTCATAAATAACTTCCTGACCTTCTAGGAAGCTTGCAACTGCCTCCTGCTCGTGAATTTGTTCTTCTTTCTTTTGAAATGTAATATATGCCATATTGTATCAACCTCTCCTGTATTTTTTTAAACTACCTTAAATAATTGGTATGGTTTATGTTCTAGTAACCGCAGTTGGTAGCGGAATAGAAATTCTGATGCTTCTAGGATTTTTTTTGCCTCAAATGCATTTCGTCCCCACACTGTGATTCCATGGTTTCGAATTAGTACAGCACCGCTGTCTTCGGAAACATTTTCTGAAAATTTATTTGCAAGTGTAGGAATATGTGCATAATTTCTTATAATAGGTATCTTTAAAACAGCATCCTCTTCCCACTTATCAAAAGCCTTAATTAACTCTTGACCCTTAAACGTAACTTCTCCATGATCACCATACACCTCTGAAATCACATTATTATCAATGGTATGAACATGAAGACTACAACCAGCATTTGTCTTGCGATAAATCTCCACATGAAGAAGTGTCTCTGCTGACGGTTTTAAATGAGTCTCTTCTACCGGACGGCCAAATTCATCCACTAATAAAAAATCTTCTGAAGTCCGCTTACGTTTATCTTTTCCGCTGGCTGTCACCAAAAATTGAAGCGGATGATCACTCACTTTAATGGCAAGGTTTCCACTTGTTCCCATAAACCAATCTCTCTCTGCCAATTCATCCTTAATATCGGCTAATTCTACCCATCTTTCCTTTAACATGTTAGCTCACCCACCTCAATTCTTTTATTTATTTCCTCGATACAATCAAAGAAAGTATGAAACCCTTGATGGTTAATACCCCATTCCACACATTTTTCCTGAAGTAAATCCCTTGCTAACACAAAGTCAGCATGTTTAGCAGCCTCTAGGTCGGTCACAGAGTCGCCTATTACGATTTTAAAACTCTCCGTTGAATTGTTCAGTTTACGCATAATACTAGGCTTACAGCAACCACAATCATTGTTACAAGAGGAATCGCATTCATGTGGCCAAAGTATATTAATTGTTTCTTCGGAAAAGTCAGAATGATTACAATACACTCCATCAAAAGGAGCGTATTCTGCTAAAATCGGATGGACAAAAAAATCTATACCGCCACTAACAATATAGAGGGGAATTCCCTTTTCACGAACATACCCTACAAACTCCTTAAAGCCTGGTCGGATTTTTGCATTTTCAATTGCAAATTCAGTTATTTCTTTCTTCTTATTACTAGGCAATAAGGAAAATAATTTCCCCACACCCTCATTCACTGAAATCTGACGAGAAAGAATTAAATCCTTGATTTCCACCCATTCAGGGGGAGCAAATTGTTTCATTATAGCAATGATGTTATCACTTTCTGTAATGGTTCCATCAAAATCACAATAAATAACCGGCTTTGTCATTTAGACCGTCACCTCGGCATTTCCCCAAAGCTGAAGTGCCTTATTAAGTTCAGGGTACTGCTCCGCTCCTACTGAGAGTGTGTTTCCCTGAAGAATGGCATCCACTGCTTGTCGGAAGGCAAGGCCACCTCCACGAGCACCGTTTGGATGCCCATGAACGCCACCACCTGCATTGATTACGGAGTCAATTCCAAAGTCACGAATTAACAAGGATACCAACCCTGGATGTATTCCCGCTGATGGCACTGGAAAAGCTTTTTTATAAACATCCTCTTTCGTCAGTTCAGCTGCAATCGAGAGTGCAGATGTTTTTTCTAATGCCACCGTTCCATATGGAGATGGGAACAGTGATAAATCAGCACCTGCATAACGTAAAAGCTTTCCAAGGAGCAAAGAATGGGAAAAGCCATATTGGGATGAAGAAGTTAATGCCCCGCTTACTGCTGGATGTGCCATTAAAGGCAAACCAATTTCATTGTCCTCTCTTAATTCTTGCAGGACATCTAATCCATAGGAGAAGACATTAAATAATAGTAAATCTGCTCCCAGCTCAGCTGCTTTTTTTGCTTTTTCCTTAAGTTGTGAGGTTCTCCCAGTCAGGTTTACTGCGTACAGCGTTCTATGACCAGTCTCTTCTAAAACTTCATTTAAGACTTGTTTTCCCGCGGTAATTCTTTTTTCAAAAGGTGTTAATTCATTTTCAAAAAGAATCTCATCATCTTTGACTAAATCAACACCACCAAGAGCTTGCTGCTTTAACTGTTCTACCAAAAAGTGTATGTCCTTACCAAGTACGCCTTTAAAGATGCTCATCACTAATGGTCTATCATATACGTTTATTTTTTCTCGAATTCCATCGATACCGAATCTTGGTCCAGGAAAATGACTCTTTAAGTGATCATCAAACTGCAAATCTAGTAATTTTATTTTTCCATCCAAGGACAGTTTTCCGAAAACAGTGGTTAAGATTGCTGGCAAGTCAGTAGAGAAATTAATGGTTGGATAGGCAATCCGAATTATTGCTAGACCGTCTCTTTCCGAGTCTTTCCCTTCGATGGAAACGACTCGGCCCTTATGCTTACGTAATTGGTTCTGCTCAAGCTCAGGAAGATTTGTCCAAGAACCAACAGTTAATCCAAGAGCAATTTCCTCTGCTTTTTTCTCCGGATTTTTTTCATCATGTACAAGATATGTAGCAATTATTTCAGACATTATTTTCAACTTCCTTTCCAAAAAACATAAAAAACCCCTTCGAAAAGAAGAGGTTAGCATCA comes from the Neobacillus sp. PS2-9 genome and includes:
- a CDS encoding phosphotransferase produces the protein MEKSVEVLFTQEVLNQFLTRFELELRVKKLGDFENYVFEVYRNDQPFVLRITHSSHRSLGEIEAELDWMNYLNEHGVHCPKVFPSKKGQLIESLEAADGSCFYACLYTKAEGFPVKINSDQYNNELFYAWGRVTGHMHAVTKHYKPKKGLKLRPFWHEEELIDVKAYFPDEPEIIKNTNDLMKELRELPQTKDNFGLIHTDIHSGNFFYDGTNVHVFDFDDCSYHWFTSDIAIPLYYSIFNGLRNSNKQEKTEFAHRFLTHFTEGYKECNPLPERWEEHLPLFLQLRDITLYSVFQKKIAPEDRDERLNKLINEIQYRIINKETIV
- a CDS encoding MFS transporter codes for the protein MSQQAALPVKTPKASESTMFKILFIIGLCHLLNDAIQAVIPAMFPILEKSMGLSFTQLGIIAFSLNMVSSVMQPLVGFVTDKKPMPYALPIGLTFTLVGILGLGFASNFAWIVLAVVFIGLGSAVFHPEGSRVAYMAAGNRRGLAQSIYQVGGNTGQALAPLITALILVPLGQRGASWFTIVAALAVILLIYIAGWYNQRLNQSPKTAKGKRTGLDQKDGLSKEVKNTIVFILLLIFARTWYTSGMTNFYTFYAIKEYGLTIKQSQLFLFAFLVSGAIGTFFGGPLSDRFGKKQIISFSMLATVPFSFLIPYVPPTIAFIFLIFTGFILMTSFSVTVVYAQELVPGKIGTMSGLTVGLAFGMGAIGSVGLGYLADWIGLQSMITWLGVLPLLGLIAFLLPSDQKVWEWNQIK
- a CDS encoding hemerythrin domain-containing protein; the protein is MSGCMSGFGGMPQAELSEGLKQLKSEHPPLLEQLEKLYTLTQNIDQELNVEEDFIELIEQVKAFKAALDPHSEREEGVLFPMMGTYIGTTSGPIAVMEYEHDQAKTNIGSFLTNAEVTEASTEEKKRLAELIQNAYFILTEHFSKEENVLFPMAERMLTDEEKAELYKRIQEIK
- a CDS encoding ferredoxin family protein, which codes for MSTKNIEEKQYLLRFKCDTKSHLTVLDHDVCMTQCPDKICTVFCPAEVYKWEGTRMQVGYEGCHECGSCRIGCPYQNIKWEYPKGGHGIVFRLA
- a CDS encoding FAD-dependent oxidoreductase: MPEKFDVIVVGAGPAGTSCALTCAKNGLNVLLIERGEYPGAKNVMGGVLYRKQMEELIPEFWKEAPLERPVIEQRFWMMDKESVVSFGYKGLEWAVEPYNNFTVLRAQFDQWFAQKAVEAGALLINETVVTECIVENGKVVGVRTDRPDGEVYADVVVLADGVNSLLSKQLGFHKEFRPDEVALTVMEVVNLSKEKINDRFNLEDNQGCTIEVFGDSTKGNLGTAFIYTNKESINIGVGTTLSSMIKAKLKPYELLDYLKTHPMVKPLIAGGESAEYLAHLIPEGGYRSVPKVAGNGVVVIGDAAQLVNAIHREGSNMAMHSGMLAAETVIEAKHRGDYSESSLNLYREKLYDSFIIKDLEKYKDAAHTFEKYPQYFNEYVPMMNKAMSKFFTVDGTPKREKQKQIMKSVTSERGTIRVLQDIYRAWKAVK
- a CDS encoding electron transfer flavoprotein subunit alpha/FixB family protein; the encoded protein is MNLDDYRGVWVFIEQNEGKIEGVSLELLGAGRKLADKLQVPLAGFLLGSEIKPLANQVIAYGADEVYVIDHPVMKDYRTESYMRGVMLLAQKYMPEIILYGATPNGKDLASAVATDLSTGLTADTTMLDVDTDNRLLEASRPAFGGNIMATILCKKHRPQMATVRPKVMKALEPDADRLGKVIEEKISLQEEDMRTKVLQIVNDVTKKANLAEAHVIVCGGKGMGDFQNFQLIHELAETIGASVGGTRDVVEAGWLPHEQQVGQTGETVTPKIYFAIGISGAIQHVVGMKNSEFIIAINKDPNAPIFDVATYGIVGDAMEVLPKLIEQFKQLRSEKGGVVSYA
- a CDS encoding electron transfer flavoprotein subunit beta/FixA family protein codes for the protein MHIVVCVKQVPDTKIIKINPKTNTLDRRSAPAILNPYDAHAVQEAVKIKEKTGGTISVLSMGPPQATAVIKKSIEIGADRGYLISDRAFAGADTLATSYALSKALERIGKDLPVDLVICGKHAIDGDTGQVGPGIARRMDIPPVTNVIEVTEVNQAEKTILIKRKLTNGYELIQSELPCLLTVEKEINAIDYSPMPNMISAARYEPIIWAVSDLENVERSQLGLKGSPTIVGKMFTPPRPEGGKKLEGTADEQVKQLMELLSEKKDLLTIQSSK
- a CDS encoding ZIP family metal transporter — translated: MNEVIFGSVLSALSTGVGALLILFIHHSITHRWKDVLLAFSAGIMMAASTIGLIPEALKYGGYISLFVGVWLGVGVLTLLEKNIPHIDLQHSKKGIHFDEKALLIIAAITLHNIPEGLSVGVSYASAEGDTGNLIALAIGFQNAPEGLLVALFLINQQISKWKAFIIATLTGAIEIVTSLLGYFLTSFVQGLVPYGLSFAAGAMLYIIYKELIPESHGDGNERVSTYAFIMGLLIMVLIINIF
- a CDS encoding aspartyl-phosphate phosphatase Spo0E family protein gives rise to the protein MYKDSINQNDMIEQIRAKRELMINCANTLGYTSEETIKYSQELDELINDYHRVMGQASRPNEEVKIAFKQMIMIWPKVLI
- a CDS encoding cupin domain-containing protein, encoding MAYITFQKKEEQIHEQEAVASFLEGQEVIYENWDISKLPATLVEKYLLSDEEKEEILNTFAAEIEDISERRGYKAQDVISLSENTPNLDVLLTNFKNEHHHTDDEVRFIVSGHGVFVIQGKDGEFFEVHLNPGDLISVPENTRHYFTLEEDRKVVAVRIFVTTEGWVPIYEKEEVNL
- a CDS encoding methylthioribulose 1-phosphate dehydratase, coding for MLKERWVELADIKDELAERDWFMGTSGNLAIKVSDHPLQFLVTASGKDKRKRTSEDFLLVDEFGRPVEETHLKPSAETLLHVEIYRKTNAGCSLHVHTIDNNVISEVYGDHGEVTFKGQELIKAFDKWEEDAVLKIPIIRNYAHIPTLANKFSENVSEDSGAVLIRNHGITVWGRNAFEAKKILEASEFLFRYQLRLLEHKPYQLFKVV
- a CDS encoding 2-hydroxy-3-keto-5-methylthiopentenyl-1-phosphate phosphatase; its protein translation is MTKPVIYCDFDGTITESDNIIAIMKQFAPPEWVEIKDLILSRQISVNEGVGKLFSLLPSNKKKEITEFAIENAKIRPGFKEFVGYVREKGIPLYIVSGGIDFFVHPILAEYAPFDGVYCNHSDFSEETINILWPHECDSSCNNDCGCCKPSIMRKLNNSTESFKIVIGDSVTDLEAAKHADFVLARDLLQEKCVEWGINHQGFHTFFDCIEEINKRIEVGELTC